ACCTCAACATGATCGGACGGTTGTGAGTAAATATAGTATGGGTTTGACTTTAACGGGAACATTAGAATAGATAATTTACCGTCTTATGTTCTTTTGAATGGAAACTTTGCAATGAGTTAAGATAAATAAAATGTGAATACTTGTTATGATATTTGAAATAAAACCTAAAAGAAGGTAACAAATGAACAACTATCTCATGAGTTAACAAACCTGAAATGGATTTATAAGAAATAAGTCAAAATTTGACAAACATTGTCTTTTGAGTTTTACTTTAAGACATGTATACACACTGAGTGAGTGGGTTTGAACATCCTCAcagtaatatttttttttatattattatcaTACCAATTCATTGTTATTATTCCCATTTCCCACTACTATTATTATCACTTCTACTATCCCTGTACTACCATAACCAGGACCACCACTATTATTGTTACTACTATTTACTATTTTGGTTATTTCACATTAAAAAAATGTTAACTAAAACCTACTTAGAACTATATTTTAACTGTTTCTATAATGTTTCAAATTAAGTGTGGCTCAACAAAAACACCTTAACACAAAATCAAATCATTAATCATTGCCTTAACACAAAATCAAACATGTATTAGACGACTCAATGTTTAATAACTTAGGTAGTTAGGTTTGCTTAAACTATTGATTTATAAGCCGTTGAAGCAATGTACTATTGTCTTGTCACAAGCTCCCTCAATATAACATATATTATagaattttttaaaatatatatatttatagcgCATAtagaaatatttattttttttatcgtTAATGGTCTTTTATGTAAAGTTCATCAACAATTTTGGTACGCAGTTAATTTCAGTAAAGTATTTGTTTGGACAATGTGTCACCATATTTAGAAATAAATGAGCTTTTAGGTATACTTTACAATTGACAAGAATACCATTTTGTCGGGTTAAAAACGTTTGTTTTAATATTGGTTGAAAGACCTTTTGGTACATCGTATATCATCAGTGATCTCAAAAAAGATATGTTTAAAAGACGAATGTTAACTGTTTGGTGCTAATTtttacaatatatattatttataatatttttGCTTGATGCTAACTTTATTGGACGAATTTAAAACTTTTGGATGAAATCTCCAGCCAGCGTAACCAACTTAAACACGTAGCTTTGATTTTAGATGAATTTAAAGATAAACCAGTATTAATCCTCCGCGTTGCGGTGTGGGCGTAAAACCGTGATAAATAGCACCAAGGCAACAACACCGtcaacgaccaccaacactgaagttgtGACGTGCTAATGCggagaaattagaccgaaacataaaacatagaaaattaTAACTAATTTGATTTAGGACCCGTGCGTCACGATGAACCTACCAAACGGGAAAAATTAGACAACCATAAAAACGTTGAACAATACATGCACGTTGCGtaatgttaactcgcaaaatttagaacgaagcaacaaaaggtaaaaacgttgaacaaCACATGAACGTTGCGTTGTGTTAtatcgcaaaatttagaacaaaacgtaaaacgGAATTTTTGCGAAATACGAAAAGTATATGgtaccaaagttgaaagtaaaaaaattataaggTTAAATTGACAAAGATAGAAAGCTttggggttaaaagtaaaaaatcaaaataGTTTTAGATTAAAATTGTAATTATATCAAACTTTTTTGAAACCCTCACTAAGCAAAGAGTACAACTACTCTATGCATCACAATGTTGTTAATTTATAATAGGTAAATGATCATATCAACAATTTGGGGAAAGATggtgtaagagcattcacatccaattcatcaaattatacatatattccactaaaaaacaactcctatatcaatatatttccactaaaaacaaatactttttctctctcctttcaattaaataatattatcattacatttttctctaacttccactcacaaccactttcaaaatatattaaaaaattataacgggtgaacagtatccccccaaatatacagatgaacagtaacattttctctctcctctactcacaaccactttttataccctttataatataaaaacccctcctcacataatttgatggttaggatgtgaatgctctaagtgaAACGAACTCCAAATCATCCAATTATTTttaaattcatcatcatcatacttagtaaatccTATCTAACGAAGCTAAGGTAGGATATAAGAAAGAAAAGATGTAGACTAGACAGCTTTACTTCTATCTCGTAGGAATAGAGAAATTGCTTCTAGTGAGACCTTCGGTTCGATGGTAGTTATGTATCAAGCCTTGAACATGAGatacataacactcagcaatcgggacaaatgacgtttgtctttcggctataaacgccaccacatgatgcatgattaatgaaattagtaaaataacgttaaaattagtgcaatgtCACTTTTGCCCCTTGAGGACCCACACATTTATACATTATGTGTGCACACCACAAACAGGACCTCCTATtgatttttaaattaaaaaacacaaatcatttatccttaaATTTAAGCACAAGCTAATTGTTTTTAAATAAACGTGTCATGATgtgtatgctaagaagtgtgtaGGATCGTTGTTAATTTGAGATATTAAGATTAAACTTATTTGATTTGCACAAATATGATACAATTGATCTGTCCACCAACCATAGTTCTTCTATTATTGATTTGTCCTAATTTATATATTCATACACAAgtgtgttttgttttgtgatTTATAAAAATGGCGATTACTTCTAACAAGAAAAGTAAGAGTGATTGTTTGAAAAGTCATCGAGTAATgtataaaatatttaaaatttaattaattaattatttaaaaaaaaaggttttaaatacctaaaaaaataggatgaaattttgaaatttgaaacgAATTTAATTTCCTAAATCATATAATTAATCAGTCAACATAATCAGTGGAGATCCCGTTTGTCACACTTTTATTTTTCAATATTTTCTATTAAGTATTAATTTATCATCCAGAATATACCACGTCTTATTCATAATTTCACACTATTtgaataattatatatttcattaaattaaatattaaatataacaTATTCAATTCGTTCTGTCATGACTCATGATCGTTTCATACATGTAATACAACAACTGTATCTTAACTAGTAGATgcgccgcccgcgttgcggggcgagggccgaataattctcaaccaattaaaaaaagactactataatttttctagggaaaaaaaaacaaaaacgatgataagaccgtagtaaaccaattaaaacaaaaaatctttatagttttcgtaaaaaaacaaaaatgatgggaaaaacgtaatttttaactgagagCCAAATCATAAATTTAATTCGGGGATAAATTGTAAACTAAATGGACCAACGGGGGAGTGCCAGGAAGTTGCCGGCACGACTGCAATTTTACACTGGGGGGAAAATTGTAATATCAcaaggaaaacaaacaaaaacgattgGGAAAATGTAAAgttgagggtaaaatcgtaatttggctgtgagaaaaaaaaaactaatggcaaaactataaatttatacggggcaaaatcgtaattttgaaccgagtgcaaaatcaaaatttttagctgggagtaaAAGGGAAAATTTTGTTTTAAGTGGGGTAAGAACATaatttgaactgatggcaaaatcgtaattttaaaggggaaaaactaatggcaaaagtgTAAAactaaacggggcaaaatcgtaatttttaaccgaggGCGAAATCAAAATTTTTAGCTAAGAGTAAAAGcgcaaatttatttttaagtgggggcaaaaacataattttatactGATGGCAAAGTCGTAATTTTAAGGCGtgacaaaatcgtaaatttgcTTGGCCAATAAGGGAGTGCCAGGCAGGTGCCTGGCACTGTTGAGCCTGCCGCCCATTTCACCCAATTGGGTGGCGGACCTATTACCCGATGACATCATCATCTTGAAATTGTATGTATTGAAAATAATGGTCGGGATGCACGTGTCGCTTATTGATTAAAATTCAATTTAAAGTTCTAAATATTACAATGTGCCCCCATCACCACTTTGGTGGGGTGGTAGAGGCTTTGTGTCTCTTGAGGAGTGACCAGGGTTCAATTCCTGGTATGGGGTAAAATTTGATGTAATTTAGGAGTAGTGTTATGTAAcctttgtcgttcaaaaaaaaatattacaatGTGCCCAGTTAAGTTATCGTAACTTTACAAAACACTTTTGCATTGCTACACCCTTTGGTTGATATTCAATATATTTAGGGTGTAAGAAGTAGTTAAACATTTGAGAGTGGCAAattaaaaaatcaaccaatcagagtgcgccacatcaatcagtgaaaagtgtttaaactttgctgaaaagtgtttaaactttgctgaaaagtgttggcaatgattagacacttggtgaagtggtaaactttaaaaaaagaaaaaaagtgtgattggttgagattggaatggaccccaaCCCCACACTACCTTCTCTCTCTCATACACTCCCTTCACCGCAGCGGCAAGCCCTTACCGATTCATCTTTGATTACCGCGCGGCAAAGGGGTCAGCAGCGGTGTTGCCTCGCGGCAAAACCCTTTGCCGCACCACTCCGGACACCCTTAGTTTACTTAAAGTCGAACAACATCGTGGCTTATAgtattactaggttataaccccgtgtattacacgggattgaataaataaattttatatactaaataataaaataatatatctttaaaaacctcatttactgtacgggttgaataaatataattttatatattaaataataaaaagttatatctataagaatcatattgtacgggttgaataaatgtaattttatatgccaaataaaaaagttatatctttaaaatcacgtgtattacacggtttgaataaatgtaatattgtttaccaaataataaaataatacatctttaaaaaacctcatttattacacgggttgagtaaatgtaaaaaaaattacatctttaaaaatatgcgcattacacggtttgaataaagtaattttctgtactaaataataaaaaatatatatccttaaaaaccccgtatattttacgaattgaataaatctaattttatatattaaataataaaaaagttatatcttaaagagtaaattacaagttttgccctttatgtttacatcaaattgcaggcactgtccttttggccaaaagtttacaggcggtgtccttaacctttcaaaatcttgcacgttttgtcctttaagcAAAACCTGGTTAGAAGTATCAGTTAAAAACTATCATGTGCAATGCAAATGAGGGTAAAATGATAATTTCCCTCTTAACCCTTTATATTCCCCCATTTATAACCCTCAACCCTCTTTCTTCAACATTGGCCATATTGCTTCCTACATCAGGACACCGACCATTATCTTCAAGAATTTTCTTGTGGCAGAAAAGACAGTCTATACCCACACAGGCAAGGAAGAAAACTTGAATCGGTTATGTCTAAATCTTCACAACATATAGGACAAGATGATGGAGCAAACTGAACACCCCTTGATTTCATGGGGAAACTATTTTGTTTTAGCAAATTTAGCGGACTTTGAGAACGCGAAGCATCATCAAGCCTCCAGGCCCGGAAATCCACTTTCTATTCCCCCTTTCTATCATCAAGCAGCAACAACAATAAAAGCAGCAACACAAACGATTAATCTAGGTTAACCTAATCCATATAACTAACTACTAGATTGAAATTATTGTAAATTAACATGCTAAGAACATATTAATTCAACAGAACAGTGTTCAACAAAGTAAAGAGAAAATGAAATTGAAGAATTACATTGAAGAGTAGACTTTTGTTTTGGGAGAATAGAGCTAATCCTCCTCTGTAATGAATGTTCCAGAGGAGAACAAAGATCGCCACTAATAGTCCTAAGCTCCGGACGCATAAGAATATAGAGAATTTGACCGCCGGAACCATCATCTTTCGGTTAGATGAACAAACTCCGGCGAGATTACGGTGGTTTTGTATGTTTAGGGTTACGACGGATATACAGTGGGTTATCGGAGTTTAATTGATCGGAGATCGGAAGGGTGGATGGCTTTTACTGAAATGATTTATTTCTAAATTTTTTCTTTACTTTAACaatgatgattgatgataatgttgttgttgctgctcttATTGTTGTgagggaaattaccattttaccctcatgtgcattgcacatgacagtttttaactgaaatttctaaccaagTTTGGCCTAAAAGACAAAACGtgtaagattttgaaaggttaaggacactgcttgtaaacttttggccaaaatgacagcgcctgcaatttgatgtaaacataaaggacaaaacttgtaatttactctatcttaaaaaacctcatgtgttacatgggtcgagtaaatgtaatttgtatagtgaaaataaaaatatttaatatattaatacaaagtttggttttggtgataaaagtagattattctgttgttgcaaaatttgttaacgaagtctcaataaatttagccatttatttaaaactccgtaaatgtataaatgatataTAATATTAGTTAAATTTATTCTAAGTTTCGTAAAatttatttgataccaaactaaacaaaacgttcaaatataattaattcaaataaataatattataaatgagaatgagattaaactaaataataattatccataagatattaaactaataatatttagtaggaggattatgtataatataagatattaaattaactaatatttagtaggagtattatttataattaattagaagagattaaactaaaataataattatctataagagattgcctaatatgatgacaagtctaaagtggtttcttttattatatagtactagcggtaagacccgtgtgcaaacacaggtcgtttcttagaaaactatgcatactgtaacacctcgaaaattcctgtccaattgaataaagacacgtgtcctccgtgacagacatgtcagaaaaaccggatttaataaagagatatgtggtaggatttctaataaaaaggggcgtcatgttatttaaaatacctctgaacaacccaagggcgacacgttattaaatcacctctgagtgACCCAAATTTTATAAATCCCGAGATCCTTAAATCAATTGATGATCATCTCATTCGATAACCGGTTGCTCTTGAATAAATAAAGTTTTATCTTTATTAAGGGCCatggaattataggttgttactactcctaaatttaataaaattcttaTGAATAAGAATTGTTATAAGCTTGGCCAATTTCTATAAAATTCGAAGACTCATTTCTTTGAATCTCCGTCAAAATACAAGTCCTTTATTGAGTTGATTTGAATGGGAACATGGAAGAAGAAGTAGGACATGCAATGGCTGGCCTTGAAGGTCCCACATCTGAAAAGAAATGCATGTTTCGAGTTTTgtggttgcatggtcaagacttaaaagtttgcaaacttttgtcttctggccaccgcttacggaccgcaaggcccttggcttacggtccgtaagcagggtaccTGGGAATGTTCCGCATGgaccggttacggaccgcaaagcccaaggcttacggtccgtaaggtgggcacctgaaccatgtttcagtaaagtctgttacggaccgcaaatcatgtagcatacggtccgcaagaggtccttacggaccgtaaggcctcaagcttacggtccgtaagaccgtcgctggcagtatgttttggacagctgcctgtccagccctttaaccgacttaaaacgtaaaattctGATTCTATGGGATTCCTAGGCAGTATATAGACCCTTAGGGACATTTGGGTTGATCTTGTAACTACCCTAGACTTGCTTGTCAAGATCTTGGAGCTtctagttcactatataaagagCTTGAAGTGTGACCATATGAACTTGCTCATTTGGAACCTTGGATAAAAGCTCTCTGGAACTCCTCTGGTCACCAACACATTTTATTAGGCTCTCTAAtccatcttaggactcttgtaagtgtccttaaccgtctttaatcctttctagcttagttaattaagtaaaagtcaaaccgtcgtaattaaggtttgacttcgtgattaagcataatgtgctttgtctaatcacgaattaaagatacctttaggaaggtaattaagtgggtaacaaacccttaaaagggtgtttccagattcccactctaagcatgctaattgtcgagtcaaagctaattataaaaagtcaacagaatgcttaatttaaaattaacgcataattagcaatgtaggttgtatgtaacctgtttgaacattaatataacttggtaataagtataagaacatgttccaacatgttcaactcgacaattttctgtttagacccggttcggaaccgaaagtcgcatagtttgactttcgctttgactttcagttctgacccgttttagtcaagattaaaaataccttagagcttcttttgaacctattaacatgttagtgtatcctcctgtgattatacaatatggttcattagatatcttgttcatatgcatgtttccgttaaatgcccatatgttgaccattatgcccgaatgtccaaagattataatttttgaaaatgtaaaagggtagacaccttagttactgaaatataaagttgtccccaaaatttgacatcagtttgaggtctagattaagagttatgctcgttagcgtaattagaagctttcttaataaataattagcgtatttaacgcataacctatctaaacccgaattttataccaaaactttatacccactgttatataataatattttgggaattttaaagatttttattcatttttaggctgagcataactagaggttctaagcttatttcggcttatgccggttttaccctttacggtcataaaatgagttttacgtaaccttttgaccccaaaccttttcctactgatttgttatattaaatacgatattttgagccttctggaaatataaaaatatcagctttccttttaaaacccggaaatggctccaaatcgcctttttaggcatttttacgacatagtatatgtcagaacgagtttatatataaaaggtttattacctactgatatattctataaaaatatatattataacagtagactaatgttggaaactcagattttccgtttttacccttttagcctatgtaaaattaccaaaatgcccttatgaggcgtaattggcgtataaaaacatttggggcgtatttggacataccttactgatattacaatatatttggtgcatataatctcaggaaacttgcatatgacttatatggttactcgttacgtactttcgcgttcggatcggtttatgtgactagttcacgcatattagccaaaacgggtcaaaccatatcatctaagtctcaaaattcagaatgtgtttagtttacccatattatacaagtatccaagcttgtagggtctaaatcacattccttcccggattttcgcattcctcgcgattaaaccatatttattcttcgaaactaaccggtctaagcttaggctatgttaaaagacccgttaggattctaataggttattataaccttcgttccagaataggagcccagtaaaagacacgtgcatttttgaatttgtggttatacttgctcaggtaaatacttttaacttattttcccttatacgggcttgggggtacggtatataaaataccgcttggtcgggcgattgaccccatctcattagtagttgggtattatcaatgggacccgtttaaaaacttggtgttgtttgtttttatgcctttgggagcttaatgaccatgtcccggatatccttggcatcatttttggccacgaccttgacacccgggtgtaggcgtacacccggtattatgtccattatttttaaggtattaacgttggcttcctgccgcggacttataccatgtggtgtgtcatttaaccttaaacccgatacgactcgggcgactgaacggttaacaaacatgtaaatcttttacaagtttaactctgtttaattattcccaagttataaaatgttttgtgccttgtgcattcaaatcaattttttttaaaccttttcaaaatgagtcagttaaattgtatttaccagtgcaaactgacgtattttccccaaaaagattaagtgcaggtgctatacgcaataggctggtttctccttagcatcgtagagtctcgcaagcttttgggatgcatatatctgttgaacaatttctttctttttcttcgatccgcctgtggatctattttgactggttgtgatacttgatattacaattaatggttgaaataaatctattttcatttgcttccgctgtgcattataatttgtgttgtttgacaaatgatgatatcaactacgtcacgtaatcccccaccgggcccaccggtgaaacgtggaaattaggggtgtgacaggttggtatcagagccaacactgagtgaattaaacactagccttttgtgtttaatctcagtgcacaaattgcacattcttcgagttccgagtctagacatcgaacataggacaaactctgttttgttttatttttgagtcttttattatgttgttgttgttgtctgatTATCGTATGCAGGTCATCATGCCACCCAGATTCCTTCGCGGTAGAGGCAAAGGACCCGTGTCAGGacatgatcacgaggccgggccgTCGCATCGACGTACTCCTTCCATCACCATGAGCACCAGCCCGCaagagccatggaggctctatgTCGAACCCGGAAGGCGATCAGTATCCCTTAGCTCCTCTCCTTCGTACCAACACTCATTTGGGCCCCATTCTgaaaacgagcccaacaaccAGCCGCCAGCTTTCATACCCCTTCAGAGATCCAATTCTCATCATTCTTTTGGCGACCCAACACCCGTTTTCCAAAGCCGATTTAACCCGGCTAACCTTCTGCctgaacccgtgggttttaacccacttggaccggaagaccacttttCAGGGGAAAACGacatggatgaggatactgaCCCTATGGAGCCTGCTACGGGGACGCCCAACCACCCGAAAGAGATATCTGACGGATCGTCTTTCCACGGATCGCCTTATCGTGGtccagacagctacgaggagaggttccgGAACATTGACTGGTACTTCACCCCGTCTGAACACTCGCATcatcagcagcaacaggatccttcagTGGGTCAACAGTTTGTGGCAGTcacgccgccgccaccaccgccagtggagtagcagccgcctccggagccaccaaggcggagaaggtcaaatgCACGAATGTCCGTGCGAGGTGGAGTTCGGATTAGTACTCCCCagccatcaagtggcagccattatccgccacttcaggaggaagaggaCCCATATAATGGTGGTCCGTCAAGCCCTATACCAGATGTCAACTCAGTACCTGTGGTACCACCTTTGGGTTTCGATAACCTGATTCCTGCGTATGCTGGGTCAGCAGCATACAACCCATTCGAGCATCCGGTGCAcacccactacaactacaactacggTTATGCGGAGGTAGATCCGTATCAAGTAGCTCGGGACTACAATGCCCTTCATCCTGAAGGACCATATGGAGGACCATGGACTACTGGttacccgacttatgggtaccagcatcaGCCACCTCCTCCACCGGTGTATCAGCCGCCACAACCACAGATTCAGCAGGAAGTCCTTGAGAGGCTAAACCAAGTTGAACAGGAAGTTCGTGAAGACCGCAGAGAGCGGCAAGGTTTCTTCAAAGGGCTGTCAGACTTGCTTAAGGGGAAGTCGAAGAGGAAGGGTCATTAATAACCCTTGTTATATTTTTATGTTAtaattcagtccctgcgtggacttgttattccagtattcagctcctgcgtggGCATGTGGTTTGTATTCCGCTCCTGCGTGAGCAAGTttggttagttaacccctgcgtgggtttgttcttATTTCCCGCCCTTGCGTgggcatttttatttatttttaatataagtCCCGTTTGGGCAATTATTGTACTGTTTTAAAACAATTGGTgagatgttttaattaagtttttcattttattgcatgcataaattatgaaaataaatgaaatatttaaaAGGATCTGCCATTATAATTAATTGGTAAAATCTAAAGTGAACCAGGACCTAGCTTtataaaacaaggccaagatggtagttccataattaggttaagatccataattaacatctcaatttaggattatTCTGCGTTAATTACTAAAAgaatcttagaggtaaaacctagcctttgtgttattcaaacctggccaagatggtataacCCACATAAAAGATTCCAATCATTAACATCTAGTATGATAATgctcttggcaaactgtgaatcagtaaagtcataCAGGCCATGTATATTTGGGttaattttaaattcccttaaattatttaaccacttcttcgaaagtgaagtgcctgtgggcaataattaaatgtcctccgtGACTAAAGACAGTGGCagtttatgactccctgttaatTAATGGTAGAGAACTATGATTCGACCTAAAACACCTAGATACTGTAAAATCTTGGTTATTAAATATCTTAACTGTCTTtatgactaggccttatgtgctaataATAAAGTATTATAGGATAATAACGACATCCTAATGTTTTAAtgaattaacctaaaatggcaatttaaaaccttggttaataaaacataaaatactataaagaGCCTTTAAGTGAAAATCTTGTCTATTAATTATATGTAGCGTTGAAGCTACATGACCAGATCAGAGGAAGCCAATAGCCATCCGGTTGAGAATCATGATGATGCAAAGTTCCTAGTGACTAGTGCCGAGTTGAAAGCGATTGTGAATGAAGCGGTTGAGAAAGCCTTAGcacgacagtacagtgagtacagtgaaaCCCGCAGTAGAACTCTGTCTGCACCACATCGAAACCAAAGAATCATTCTGAGATTCGCAACAAGCCGCCACCTACTTCTCCC
This is a stretch of genomic DNA from Helianthus annuus cultivar XRQ/B chromosome 16, HanXRQr2.0-SUNRISE, whole genome shotgun sequence. It encodes these proteins:
- the LOC110880463 gene encoding extensin-like, with translation MEEEVGHAMAGLEGPTSEKKCMFRVLWLHGQDLKVIMPPRFLRGRGKGPVSGHDHEAGPSHRRTPSITMSTSPQEPWRLYVEPGRRSVSLSSSPSYQHSFGPHSENEPNNQPPAFIPLQRSNSHHSFGDPTPVFQSRFNPANLLPEPVGFNPLGPEDHFSGENDMDEDTDPMEPATGTPNHPKEISDGSSFHGSPYRGPDSYEERFRNIDWYFTPSEHSHHQQQQDPSVGQQFVAVTPPPPPPPSSGSHYPPLQEEEDPYNGGPSSPIPDVNSVPVVPPLGFDNLIPAYAGSAAYNPFEHPVHTHYNYNYGYAEVDPYQVARDYNALHPEGPYGGPWTTGYPTYGYQHQPPPPPVYQPPQPQIQQEVLERLNQVEQEVREDRRERQGFFKGLSDLLKGKSKRKGH